From the genome of Campylobacter concisus:
GCGGGCTCAAAGGCCGGAAACAAGGGCTTTGAAGCGATGACGGGCGTGATCGAGATGCTAAACTTGTATAAAAATTTGGAGGCGTGAAATGGCGACTCGTCATCAGGTTAGGCAGGCCGTCGTTTCGCTACTATACTCAAACGAGATAAATCCGGTAACTGCTGCATTTGAAGAGGAATTTTTAGAAGAGAAAAAGATAAGAAACGAGCGTAAACATGAGGCACAGCAGACTTTTAAAGAGGTGCTCGCAAATAAAGAAAAACTAGATGAAATTTTAAAGCCTTATCTAAAAGACGGCGATTTTAGCAAAGTTGGTGCAACCGAACTAGCCATCCTTAGACTTGGGCTTTACGAGATGAAATTTAGCCAAACGGATAAAGCAGTCATCATAAACGAAGCGATCGAGCTTGCGAAAGAACTCGGAAGTGATCAGGCACCAAAATTTATAAACGGTGTACTTGATAAGCTAAAGGCTGATCTGTGAAGCTCTGTGTCGCACTTGATATGGCTAGTCGTGAAGAGAATTTAGCCCTTGTTCGCGAGCTAAAAGGGCTTGATCTTTGGCTAAAAATAGGGCTTAGAAGCTACCTTAGGGATGGGGCAAAATTTATAGAAGAGCTAAAAGGGATTGAAGGTTTTAAAATTTTTCTTGATCTAAAACTTTATGACATACCAAATACGATGGCAGATGCTGCTGAAGTAGTCTCAAAAATCGGTGTAGATATGATAAATGTGCATGCTAGTGCCGGCGAGCGTGCTATGAAGACAGTTATGGATAGGCTAGCTGGTCTTAATAACCGTCCTTTAGTGCTCGCAGTATCGGCACTTACTAGCTTTAACGAGAGTGAATTTGAAATGGTTTATAACGATACGCTTGCTCGCTCAGTTAGAAAATTTAGCCAGATGAGCTTTAAATCAGGACTTGACGGCATGGTCTGTTCTGTTTTTGAAAGCAAGCTCATCAAAGATGTTACGAATGAGAAATTTATTACGCTTTGTCCAGGTGTTAGGCCATTTGGCGAGAGTGCTGGGGATCAAAAAAGAGTAGCAAACTTAGTGAGTGCGAAGCAAGAGGGTAGTGATTTTATCGTCGTTGGTAGGCCGATATACGAAAATGCAAACCCAAGAGAAATTTGTGAACGAATTTTGGAGCAAATTTAAAATTTGAACTTGTGTGAAGTGGTTTTAACTAAGCTTTTTTACAAAATGTTGCGTGAAGATGACATCAAAGCGAAGTGAGGAACTAAATTTGAGTGATTTTAAGAAAATCCCCTATGTTGGCGAAGCGACAGAGACCGATCTGCTGGCGCTCGGCTACACAGACATTGCTTCGTTAAAGGTTGCGGTTCTGGACGAGATGTTTGAACACACAAAGGCGCTTGATCTCGGTAGCAATGGATACTTTCTCAATGTTTATCGTATGATTTACTACTATGCCAATACGCCGCGCTTAGACAAAAACCAAGTTGAAACGGTGGCCTTAGCTTAGAAGGACTAAATTTATAAATTTTTATTTTTAGATTCTCTATCTGAGTGCTATAATTGTGAAATGCAAATTTAAGCAAGATATCAGCGGCCTTCAATTATAATGCGATTTCTTTTTATGGACAGATGGGTGAGTGGCTGAAACCACACCCCTGCTAAGGGTGCAGCTCTTAATCGGGGCTCGAGGGTTCAAATCCCTCTCTGTCCGCCACCAATTCATTAAATTTCTTTTATATATCCCTAAATTTCAATGTTTTAGCTATATTTTTAAATGAATATTTTTGTCCAAAATTTCGGACAAATAAGATTTGTTACAGAAAATTTGCTATTTTGTTACAGAAAATAGATAGGCTCTATCATGAGCTCTAAGTTAATTACTAAGATATCGAATAGACCAAATTTTTACTTTTTTGATACGGCTCTTAAAGATGGTAAAAAGCTAACTGTAAAATTTTGCCTTTTCACAAAAGACTTAGATGAGGCAGTAAGACTAGCAAATTCTATAAAAGACAAGGCAAACGAAGCTCTTGCTAAAAAGACATGCTTGCCGCATACAAGTTCTAAAAGTCTGAGAGCTTTAATAAATACTAAAAGACTAAACGAGCGACATATTAAACAACATAGTATATTTTTAGATGCTAGCGAATATAAACAAATATCACAAGATGTGATAACTAAATTTTATAATGTAATAGCTTTAGAAGAAGATACTTTAAAAGATGATGAAGTATCTTCGGATTGGAATAGCGCATGTCTAAATCCAAAAGAAGCTAATGTGCCATCATTGTCTTTTGAAGCAGTAGCAAAAAGATATGTACAAACAGAGTGTTTAAAGCTAAAATCTAGCGATAAAACCAAAGGCTATTATATTAAGACTGGCAAGCTCTTGGATGAGTTTTTTAAAGATCATCAAGGTAAAGACTTTAGCTACAGCGACGCCGAAAACTTTCAAACAACTCTAGCAAATAAAAAACTCAATAAAAAGACTATTAACAACTACACATCTTACTCAAAAAGGCTCTTTGACTATGCCATAAAGATGGGCAAGCTTACGACCAATCCATTTAAGATGCTTACATCTTTTAAAATTTCAGCCGACGAGAAGTCGCCGAAAGATAACTTTAGTCTAGATGAACTAAAAATAGTTTTTGACACAAAAAGGCTTGATCTACAAAACTATATGATGTTTGCTCTTCATACTGGGCTAAGGTTTAATGAAATTTGGCAACTTGATAGTAAAAGCGTAGGCGAAGAAGATGGCATAAAATTTATAAAAGTTAAGACTGCCAAGCAAAAAGGAGGCGTTAGTAAATATAGGCAAATTCCACTACATAAGAATATTGAGCATTTGGCTGATTTAAAGTGGCTAGAGCAAATCAAGAAAGGAAAAGAGAGCAGTGATTATTTTGGAAAGTGCCTAAATCGACATATTCATAAATCTATCCCAAGTGCAAATGTTAGTTTTCACAGACTACGTGGCAATTTTGCAAAAGCCATTAAAGACTATTGTTTGGAAAATTCTCTAGCAGATCTTACTTCCGTTCTTTTGGGTCATAGCACAGACCTAGCAACTGATACATATGCAAAAGGAGTGTCCTTGAAGGCTAAAAAAGAGGCACTAAAAGGACTCGATGACTATCATTTACTAATTATTTAAAAATACCTACTTTGAAAAGTATAATTATCAATATATATCTTTTAAAATAGGAGCATCTCATGAACAAAGAGATTAAAAAACTACTTGAAGTCGATGATTTTAATGAATTAAATCATCTAGCAATAAAGTTTCATTATCAAAATGATCCAAAACTACTATCTGATGATATAAATTATTGCCTTGGAAAGGGGTATGAAAGAGCCACAAGTGATAAGGGTAAAAACTACTGGTTAAAAATATGTTGTCATCTTTTTAATCTATTTCCATACTCTGTCCATTTGTTTGGAACTAAAAAGTTTAAAGATATAATGGACGAGCGATTTGACGCCTTAAATTCAAGGACTGATACTACCCAAAGACCTATCGTCCCAATAGATAATGACTTGCCTGTAGAGAAGATAATAAATAGTTTTTATCCAGCTACACCAGAGAAAAAACTAGCCTATAAGAAAAAGAAGAATGCTAAAGAAATTTCTAGTGGCAATACAGTAGAAGTAAAAGGCGGGCTTATTGTTCTTGGTGCTTTTGTGCCACATTATATCGTGTCAGAGATATTAAACTATACCAAAAGGAAAGAGAAAACCAAAATAAAACCAATCAAACCTAACAAAGATTCACTAAATATAACAACGATAGAAGATTTGGTTGAAAACTATTTAGAAAGTGTTGGATCACGACAAAAACTTAGCGAAAGCACAAAAAAAGAATACAGATTGGCATCAAAGCTACTTCAAGAATTTCTTGATAGTAAAAGCATTGGGATAAATGATATAAATTTAATTGTAGCTGAAAAATTTCAAGATAGTCTTTTAAATTCTAAAGATGAAACACAGAAACGTGGCGAAAAAAGAGTGAATAATATAGTTGGCTTTCTTTCAAAAATTTTGAAAGAGCTGTAAATTTAGGCCTTATTGAAACTAATTATTTTAGCATGATATCACTTGTACGTTTTCGCATTAATAAAAAAACTACTAAGAGAAATTTTACTGAAGACGAACTGAAATTATTATTTTCAGGACAACATGGTATTGAAAAAGAGATATTAGACTATTTTAGGTTCAAACTGCATGTTGGACTTCGCATGGAAGAATTCTTTAGATTAAATAAAAACAGCTTCATAACAGAGACAATAAATGGACAAACATATGATTGTGTCATTATAGATACAGCAAAAGGCAAATACAGTAGTGAATCCAAAAGAGTAATTGTCCTACATGAAAATATTAAAGACTTACATAATTATAAATGGGTTAAAGCCATAAAAGAAAAATACCCTACAATAAAGTCTTTTAATAAGAAAGCCAATGGTTGCATAAATAAAGTTATAAGTGATAAAAAAATTAGTGATCATCGTTTGAGAGGCAACTTTGCTAAGAGAGTAGTAGAGTATGATCGTATAAACAACATAAGTGGCTCCATTGTAAATGCTGCAGATGAATTAGGACACAATATAAATAAAAACAATAGAAAGAGTCTCGAACAATATAATGACCTAATTAAAGGAATGCTAGGTTACGATCTCTCCGACGCTCTTGACATATACGCCAAGTCTGACTTTTTGAAACTAAAACAAAGAATCATGAAAGCATTTGATGAATATTCAGATATTTTTAAATACTTGGATATACCAGGTGACAAAATACCGCATATTAAATCAAATAAAAGAAAAACAATAAAAAGGATAAAAAATGATAAGAATTTATAATAATGAACTTTTGTTCAGACCTGTTTATTCAGACGAACTCTATATATTTGATGATCCGTTTGAGACCATTAATGATTGGCTCGATGCGGCGATCATGGGCTTAAAACAAGAATGCTCTTTCGTTTTAAGCGGTTCATATTTTGGAGAATTTGCTACAGAAACTAGTGATTATATCGTAGGTGGTCGACAATGCGAAGAATGGACATACCAAAAAGTATTTGATTTTTGTAAAGAGTTATATGATGAAGTCTTTAAGATCAGGATCAAGTTAGTTGGACTCTTCTGTCAGTCCATAGGCTGCACAGACAAAGAGGAATTTGATGAAATTTATCAAAAATTCAATAAAAAACTTGATAAGTTTAAAGAAATTTTAGATGAGTT
Proteins encoded in this window:
- a CDS encoding integrase; its protein translation is MSSKLITKISNRPNFYFFDTALKDGKKLTVKFCLFTKDLDEAVRLANSIKDKANEALAKKTCLPHTSSKSLRALINTKRLNERHIKQHSIFLDASEYKQISQDVITKFYNVIALEEDTLKDDEVSSDWNSACLNPKEANVPSLSFEAVAKRYVQTECLKLKSSDKTKGYYIKTGKLLDEFFKDHQGKDFSYSDAENFQTTLANKKLNKKTINNYTSYSKRLFDYAIKMGKLTTNPFKMLTSFKISADEKSPKDNFSLDELKIVFDTKRLDLQNYMMFALHTGLRFNEIWQLDSKSVGEEDGIKFIKVKTAKQKGGVSKYRQIPLHKNIEHLADLKWLEQIKKGKESSDYFGKCLNRHIHKSIPSANVSFHRLRGNFAKAIKDYCLENSLADLTSVLLGHSTDLATDTYAKGVSLKAKKEALKGLDDYHLLII
- a CDS encoding Pathogenicity locus; translated protein: MSDFKKIPYVGEATETDLLALGYTDIASLKVAVLDEMFEHTKALDLGSNGYFLNVYRMIYYYANTPRLDKNQVETVALA
- a CDS encoding orotidine 5'-phosphate decarboxylase; this encodes MKLCVALDMASREENLALVRELKGLDLWLKIGLRSYLRDGAKFIEELKGIEGFKIFLDLKLYDIPNTMADAAEVVSKIGVDMINVHASAGERAMKTVMDRLAGLNNRPLVLAVSALTSFNESEFEMVYNDTLARSVRKFSQMSFKSGLDGMVCSVFESKLIKDVTNEKFITLCPGVRPFGESAGDQKRVANLVSAKQEGSDFIVVGRPIYENANPREICERILEQI
- a CDS encoding N utilization substance protein B codes for the protein MATRHQVRQAVVSLLYSNEINPVTAAFEEEFLEEKKIRNERKHEAQQTFKEVLANKEKLDEILKPYLKDGDFSKVGATELAILRLGLYEMKFSQTDKAVIINEAIELAKELGSDQAPKFINGVLDKLKADL